A window of Sorex araneus isolate mSorAra2 chromosome 3, mSorAra2.pri, whole genome shotgun sequence genomic DNA:
CACTACCCCTAGCCTTGCTCTTCCTCATCGTCCGCTACTTCTTTGAGCTGTGAGCGTTAACCATCTCCTCTGTGCCTTCATCAGCCTTCAAGTCTTGGGCTGTTCAGTCCTGGCCCCTGGTGTACCTCCTGTTCCCCTGAAGGTGGCACTGTCCTCTCTGCTGAGGGCATCACCAGGCCTTTCCTTGCAATTGAGAGAACCCTCTGCCCCtcctgatcactgagcacaggcaGCTTTGTCACACATTGGGTGGCCTGAGGGGACTGCTAAGAAACGGAGGCCCAGATAAGATTGACTTTCCCTACCAGCAAAGGGGTTACATGAGAGGGAGGTGCCTCAGGGGAGCcgacttctctctcctttccctttctcagtTACGTTGCTACGCCACTGGCTGCCCTCCTGAACGTAAAGGAGAAAACTCGGTTGCGGGCGTCTCCCAACCCTATCCTGGAGCACTTCTACCTGACCAATGGCAAGCAGCCCACACAGGTAGGAGCCGGGTGCTCCCTGGTCCCGGTTCAGAGGGGCGGCCAAGGGCTGGTGGCAGGAATGCAGGGGTGCTGGTAGGGCTTTTACTGTGTGCGGCACGCAGGGCAGAGCTCTGTCTCGCACCAGGTGGAGGTGGACCTCCTGTCCCAGAAGAGTAGGCTCTCAGGCCGTCAGATAGAGCGCTGGTTCCGTCGCCGCCGCAATCAGGACCGGCCCAGTCTTCTGAAGAAATTTCGAGAAGCCAGGTGCGGGTGTGGGGTGGCTGCTTGGCCGGGTGGGCCgacactctggcccctccatgcCCTTGAGAGAGGGActaggtggtgcccagggctatGGGCGGCCACGCCACTTTCCTGTCCTCCTGGCCTTTCTCCTTCGCAGCTGGAGATTCACATTTTACCTGATTGCTTTCGTTGCCGGCATGGCTGTCATCATGGATGTGAGTAGGGCTTCAGACAGGGGAGCCTGTTTGCTGGTGAAGTCAAGGCCATATAGAATTAGGGTCccttagggtgcttgccttgcatgtggccaaccaaggtttgaccCCTGAATCCCACATGATttcccaaggcccaccaggaatgatgcctgagcgtaaagccaggagtaatcactgagcatctccacgtgtggccccaaaacaaaccaaaaataacccAACAAAAATTAGGATCCTTctttttttgtgggtcacactcagtggtgcacaGTActtttctagttctgtgctcagggatcattcttgacaggAACTGGCAGGGACAGGAGGGCTATGGGtgttgggatcgaacctgggtcagctgtgtgcaagttaagtgtcctccccgctgtcctatggctccagcccggaTCCCTCCTCCTCTCACTCTCACCATCTCTCTGCAGAAACCCTGGTTCTATGACTTGAAGAAGGTCTGGGAGGGCTACCCCATCCAGGTATGACACGTGGCCAATTCCTCAGATGGGAAGAGAATCACTGGGGAGGACCCTCCCCTTTCCCCAGAGAGGTGAGGCCTGGGGTTCTCcatctgtcctctcctctcccccagacTACCATCCCTTCGCAGTACTGGTACTATATGATCGAGCTCTCTTTCTACTGGTCCCTCCTCTTCAGCATTGCTTCTGATGTTAAGAGAAAGGTAAGCTGGGTGTGCCCTGGCCCAGACGAAGCCCGGGGTgaagagcttcttttttttttgctttttgggtcacacccagtgatgctcaggggttactcctggcggtgctcagaggaccatatgggatgctgggaatcgaacccgggttggttgcgtgcaaggcaaatgccctacctgctgtgctatcaccccagcccctgaagAGCTTCTTGATTTCCGGTGCTTTGGGTAGGGCTTCGCCACcttgggagggatgggagtttcCCATTCTCTTTTGCAGGACTTTAAAGAGCAGGTCATCCACCATGTGGCCACCATCATCCTCATCAGCTTCTCCTGGTTTGCCAATTACATCCGTGCGGGCACCCTCATCATGGCTCTGCATGACTCCTCCGACTACCTGCTTGAGGTCAGGCTACCCACTCACTCCATCAAACCT
This region includes:
- the CERS2 gene encoding ceramide synthase 2, with the translated sequence MLQTLYDYFWWERLWLPVNLTWADLEDREGRIYAKASDLYITLPLALLFLIVRYFFELYVATPLAALLNVKEKTRLRASPNPILEHFYLTNGKQPTQVEVDLLSQKSRLSGRQIERWFRRRRNQDRPSLLKKFREASWRFTFYLIAFVAGMAVIMDKPWFYDLKKVWEGYPIQTTIPSQYWYYMIELSFYWSLLFSIASDVKRKDFKEQVIHHVATIILISFSWFANYIRAGTLIMALHDSSDYLLESAKMFNYAGWKNTCNNIFIVFAVVFIITRLVILPFWIMHCTLVYPLDLYPAFFGYYFFNAMLGVLQLLHIFWAYLILRMAHKFLTGKLVEDERSDREETESSEGEEPAAGGGAKSQPLANGHPVLNHHRKKD